The Flavobacterium johnsoniae genomic sequence AACCCCGCTCAATTGGGTTGTAAGATCTGTGTTTGCTCCTGCTGCAGGTGCTACTTTCCAATTGCTACCTGATAACATTGAAGGTCTTAAAATTCCTTTTTTGTAAAATGTCTGAGCATTAAATTTCATGAAAGCTGCAAATTTTTCTTTATCTGTAGAATTGATTGTTGGATGCTCTGTAAGTTCTACGAAATAACGCACTAAGATACCTTTAAATAATCCGCCATCTCCTTGTCCTTCATCTCTTAAAAGACCTTCTGAAAGCAATTTTGGACTCACCAAAACTGTTCTTCCGCATTTTACAGCATCGTCAAGATATACTTGGTCATTTGTTGCTTTGTACAATCTTAAACCTGCTCCAATCCATGTTCCCATGTTATAGGTAAAAACCCAGTCTTTGTTGGTTGTAATTACTCCGTTTACTTCTGATATATTATCCCAAACAGTTCCAGTAACCGGATCTACAAGATTAGCTTTTTGCCATGCATAGATTTTTTTTGCCCAATCTAAATCATCGGCTTTTTTATCGATTTCATATAATCTCATGGCAAGAATTACCGCTGGACCGTTTGAAACGGCATTCTTCTGTCTTGGCGTATCTTGTTTCCAAGTAATTCCTCCACCAAAAACATCACTCCAGCTTAATTTTATTCTTCCCCATAAATAATCGGCAACATCTTTATATTCTTGATCTTTTGTTGCGTCATAAGCACGAAGGCAAGAATTTGCCAACCAAAGCATATCATCATTAAAAACATTATTATAAGTATTATTTCCGTTTTTAACCTTGATTCCTTGTACCAAAGCTTTCATTCTTGTTTTGTAATTCTCATTTCCAGTTCTTAAAAAACCATCTACCAAAACATCCAAAACGTGTGCATTTGGCCAATAATTAAAAGTGCTTTTTCCTGTATTGTTTTCTATAAAAGTTCCATTAGAACCTAAATAAGTATTGTAAGTTGCTGTTTGCAAAGAATCGGCAGTTTGTGCCCAAGTATATTTAAATTCAGCTCCGCCTGTACTGTTTGGATCACGTAACGGAATCGGATCATCATCGCAAGAAACAGTCAATAACCCCAATCCTATCACGCTTAGCATTACGATACTAAAACGCATTGAAAATAATTTTTTCATAATATATTCATTTAATAAAACGTCTCTCAAAAACATCTTTCAAGAGACGTTTTGGGTTATTTTATAATACTGTAAAACTGTGTGTGTAAGCCGGTGCAGTTGCACTAAAATTGATTTCAGCATTTACATTTTTGTTGTCTACTGCAGAAGCAAATTTGAAACAGTTGTTCCAGAAATCGCTTGTTACAGGAACCATGTACCAGTAAGAAGCGGCAACGTTTGCTCCATCAGGTCTGCTGTTGTCTCCGTTGATACTTCCGTACCATTCTTCAGATGTAGTTGCTCCATTTACAACTGTAAATTTAAATTTGTAACGCTCGTCTCTACCCCAAGATTCTTGTTTAAAGCTGATTGCTTTATTTGCTGCTTTCCAGATACCTCCACCTGCATAAGTGTATTCAAATAAATATTGGCTAAGTGGCGGGAACCATAATTCGATTTTTTTGATTTCTGTCATTTTTGTAGAACCATCACTAAAATCTACTCTAATTTTGTACACTTTGCTTTCTCCAGCAAAAGTTGTTGCTCCGTCTTGTTTTAATTTACCATCTTCGATGTAGAAAACTTCTGGAGTACCATTTTTTCTAGAGATGAATTTGTAAGTTCCTGCTTTAAGTTTTGTATAAATTTCAAATGAAGTTGCGCCTACTTTTTTAAACGCTTGAGCATCTGCAACTGTTTCTCCATTTTCAGAACCTGTACCAGTTATAAATAATTGATCTGGAGTTGGGAAACCGCCTGGTCTTTGCACTTCAAAAATTCCCGAAACTTTAGATTTTTGAACATTGATTCCTTTTGAAGAATAAACAGTCCATTTTAATTTTCCGATAGATTCTGATTGAATTCCTGCTAAAGCTGCAATTTTGTTCAGCTCGGTAAAAGAAAGATTCAACGTTTTTTGGAAACCATTTCCATCTGAAGGAATCGTATAAATTGGTTTAGAAAAATCGCCGCTTTCCTTATCAAAAACAACATCATAAAGTACAACACCGTTATCCTCAGCTTTAGCTCCTTCCCATTCAAAAAGAGCAGAACTTTGTGCTCCTAGATCAAAAAATTTGTTATCTGCTGGTGCGTAAAGTGCATTTACCGTACTCACATTAGTATGACTCATTGAATCGTCATTGTCGCAACCCACCAAGAAGATGGCGCATA encodes the following:
- a CDS encoding glycoside hydrolase family 76 protein, whose protein sequence is MKKLFSMRFSIVMLSVIGLGLLTVSCDDDPIPLRDPNSTGGAEFKYTWAQTADSLQTATYNTYLGSNGTFIENNTGKSTFNYWPNAHVLDVLVDGFLRTGNENYKTRMKALVQGIKVKNGNNTYNNVFNDDMLWLANSCLRAYDATKDQEYKDVADYLWGRIKLSWSDVFGGGITWKQDTPRQKNAVSNGPAVILAMRLYEIDKKADDLDWAKKIYAWQKANLVDPVTGTVWDNISEVNGVITTNKDWVFTYNMGTWIGAGLRLYKATNDQVYLDDAVKCGRTVLVSPKLLSEGLLRDEGQGDGGLFKGILVRYFVELTEHPTINSTDKEKFAAFMKFNAQTFYKKGILRPSMLSGSNWKVAPAAGANTDLTTQLSGVMLIEAAAKLDKDGYFN
- a CDS encoding SusE domain-containing protein, with the protein product MKNIYSKLLLLVCAIFLVGCDNDDSMSHTNVSTVNALYAPADNKFFDLGAQSSALFEWEGAKAEDNGVVLYDVVFDKESGDFSKPIYTIPSDGNGFQKTLNLSFTELNKIAALAGIQSESIGKLKWTVYSSKGINVQKSKVSGIFEVQRPGGFPTPDQLFITGTGSENGETVADAQAFKKVGATSFEIYTKLKAGTYKFISRKNGTPEVFYIEDGKLKQDGATTFAGESKVYKIRVDFSDGSTKMTEIKKIELWFPPLSQYLFEYTYAGGGIWKAANKAISFKQESWGRDERYKFKFTVVNGATTSEEWYGSINGDNSRPDGANVAASYWYMVPVTSDFWNNCFKFASAVDNKNVNAEINFSATAPAYTHSFTVL